The Nymphaea colorata isolate Beijing-Zhang1983 chromosome 7, ASM883128v2, whole genome shotgun sequence DNA window aagtgaatgctcatctgCCTTCTCCGTTTTTATCTTTTAGTGAACATGTTTCCATCTatcatatgatatatatatatatatatatatatatatatatatatatgagacatGCTAAATTTGTTATAAAATCTCATATGGATATGTACCTCAAGGTTAATCTGCTCTGAAATCTTATGGATCTGTATGTTCTAGCGAAATATGCAGGTTAATGCTGAAACATGTTAAAATACTCCTACCatacaattatatatgtttgttgcacctatacataattttttttctttcagtgcTGCACCTGGACCCACACCTATACAACATAGGTTCACTACTAATATCATAATCCATAGTTGAGAGAGTAAAGAATCTATTACAGATGAAGCAAGACCAACAGCCACTTGAATTAATTGATTCAGTTTCAAGAAGCTTATTCGTAGATTGACCAAAGAGAAGCCTACACAAAATTTGTACGTTCCATACTCGACTAGCAACATTGCAAGATATCTGACAGGATACCTTCAATTGGAAAACATTTTTACTGATACTGAAGGTCTGAAACCAGAAAGAAAACTAGGTATTATTAGACGGTGAGAAAACTAACACTCAGCATCCCACATCAGCTAAGGTGTGGTTTGAAAGTTACATCAGTACAACCAGCTTAATCAATTTCCCACAACACCGGTTACCCCATCCCATCATACAAAAGGGAAAAGACAAAACAAGTACTTTAACATGTGTttgtttgtgcatgtgtgtgtgtgcctatatatatatatatatatatatatatacatacatatagggGTTGAACCCTCCCTTGTTTTCCCTCTGTCTCATTCAGATTGTTCACTATTTGGCATTGTGAGAGAGAAATCGAGAGAAGCTGGTAAAGTATTACTGTTACCATACACTTACGTATTAAACTAGTTCAACATTTTCAATCTGCATATAGTTTTCAAAAAACTACCTACACAGATGTGATATATGTATGTAACTGAGAATTGAGAAGTGTTACTGTACAACTGATTGTGGTACACTCTACTTAAATGTTTTCAGCCTGAGTCTATCTCCCAGCAAACTAACTGTATGGACATGATCCCAGTGTTTGATTAGATTTAACAGTGGCTTTGATTCACTAGAAGATCTGATTATCCTATATATCCATATTGTCAGTTAGAACACGTTTAATTTGAAGAATTGAAACATATCAATCTGTAACTTGCATATTTGGGGCGGATTCATATGTTTAAATTGCATATGGTTGGCCAACAAGATCGTACTCCATATTTCATGCTGCATTGCATGTATATGAAAAGGTATATGATGTTCCATGCTTCGTGCTGCATTGCATGTATATGCAAAGGTATATGATGTGCACGAACAACTCATAAAAGAGTTCACCTAGAGGAGGACAAGGTTACAACTTACAGTTAATGATTCAAATCCCCCCTCCACAATATATTGTTCCTGACTCTAAACATCGACATAATACACTAGAAAATTGGACGATCCCTTATTCTGAAGATAAGGATGTTGCACCAGTAGCATTAGTTGAACAACCACCACATCAAGAGAGAACTTAATGGAATGGGAGAGCCTAGCAGAATAGTAAAACGTAGCAGAGCAGAAAAACTTGGTGAAAGCACACCAAGTCCTTATCATGGATacatattttctcttattttgagTAGTCTAAACTCTAAAGGTTTCATCACAGAGATTTAAACTTTAGAAACATGTACTTTAAATTTTACCCTTAGATTAGACTAATATATTAGGAACCTTAGTTTTTAAGTTGATTTAAGGGATACACTTTGATTACCATATTTCTGTTAAATTGGTGTCTCGTGTTTGAAATTTATTACGTTTCCATGTAACTTATGGTTTTGCAACTCATGTTTCTCAGACTTCGTATTTTTCCTAGTTTTCtccaattttatatttaattaaaattgtGATCTTTTATCTTACATAATGCATCTAAGTATTGGTCTTACTAATAGACAGTTATATTACACATTCTATAACACTGATGGCAACTAACAAATGGTGCCAACAAGCCAATCAGCCTTTGGATGGGACGAAACTCTGTGGTTGAGATGCTCCCATCTAAAAAGAAGCTTTCCATTCTTTTTAAGAGCATTCTggtcattttctgaaaaaaaaaactctaaaaaggGCAGCGGATGAGGTACTTTTGAAGCATTGAATATTTTAGTAATCAAGTTGAGAAAGCCTGGACTCTGGTTAACCTGTTCCATgtgcggcaaccctggtgaGAAGCCATATGCCAGACTGCCAGTGCCACAATGTGACTGAAGCAAAATTTAGTGATAGTAATAACTTCTATGAATTTGCAATTAGAGGGTTAATCCTTGCTCCAATTGAGATGGTTTAGACTTGTCACCAAATGCTTCAAATATACATTCCTTAAAATTCaatattcttgaaatttcaaACCTATTAGAGTTTATATATTGTGCATTTGCGGACAAAGCTAAGCTCCATTAACTTTGTCTATCTTCTCTCACACTACAGAGCAATTGGGCAACCATTTTACATAAATAACTATACAAGCAACATGCTGAGCCTCAAGCAACATGGTGAGCCTTCCATTGGCCACTCAATAGAAATGCTTCTGGAAATTTTCCAcaaaaagacaataaataattAACATGATAAAGGCTAAAAACAGCATCAGGAAATGAGCATGGAGCTTCAAAAAACAATCACAAACAAATATCTACCTCGAGTGCATCTTGAACAGCACTTGAATTCTCGAACTCCACAAAACCATAACAAAATCCTTGTTGCTGCATGGAAAAATGTAAATGAGACGGGCCATAATCACAGTCATAAATATATCTTCTAAGAAATTTCTCAGGAAGGTTTTCTTCATAAGTCTTCTTTAACTTCCTCAGGAAAAACATGGAAATCCAAAAACTTATAGAAGATAATAGAAACAACGAGAAATTATGagttttatactttttttcttaCACAACTATTGTCAAATATTCACAATTTTTTAGATTatgaaagaaacataaaaacagAAGATGCATcctaaatatacattttttccGAAAGAGGAAATATTGTTATATTACCATGAAAtaacatgatattttgaaaatattggtaTATCCCAGTGATAATATCAGTAActtcaaaatgtcaaaaatgttACTATATCTTTAAGATATTGGTGATATTTGCAACTATGGACAGAAAAAATGCCTGCAAAATGCACTTGAAGCAGAGAAATTATGAATCAACCTTATTGCTTCTCACTTGAATTCCTCCAGGCTTAATGACTCCAAACTTTTTAAACTCATCTTCCAGGTGGACCACAGTGGCATTCATGGGCAGGTTTCGTATGTAAATAGAGCGACCATCAGCTGCAAAAATGGTTAATGAAGCATATGAGTAGAACATGAGAATCTTGATCCAGCCTTTATGTGCTAAGTAACATGGATGTTTTCGAAAGGTACCATACCATGACCAAAGTGGATGTGTGTCAAATGCTGATATTGTAGGTTATAGGCACGGATCAGAAAAGCAGTTTCTGTTCTGCCCAGTCCAGCCAGCCCATTACTTGTGAATTATGATGGGatcatttttatcaattttcaaagtGCATAAAGAACTGCTCCATCTATTCCTGCTTGGTGACTACACACATAGGATTCCTGGATTATGTCGTCCTAGAAACATGACCTCTAGAATATTTCTAAAtattctttaaatttttaacaaatcTGACCACATAGATGGACTTGGAATTTCCAAAAACATAGAAACTATTAAAAAAGAACATGACTTCCCAATGTGAGACTGACAAAGTTAAGACCATTAACTTTAAAAATCCTTGTAAAATCTGATATTTGATCAGTTCATCAAATTTTATGACTTCATTGAACCCTATATTTCTGGAATCTAGAATCCATTCATATCGTTGGATTCattaaaaataacttcaaaacACTGAAGTCTAGATGGGATTCAGACGTGCAGACAAAACAAAACAGCACAATCTAAGTGGCCCACATATGCTGGAACTCGTTAGAATTCGTGCTGATGCATAAGCTCATGATGAGTAAGAAActgcaagaaaaacaaattaaaatggGTAAAGAAAATGACAGGTATTTTCACTTCATCAATCATGGCTAGGTGGTAGACTTCCAAGTTGTGGGTTAAAATTACTGACCTTCTCCTTCCTTATCAGAGGAACCGTTGTTAGGAGGTGCTGAAGTTTCAGATGCTGAAATAGGCACAGGCACAGCAAGAGATGGCCGTTCGGTGTTTGGACGTGCTACCCACACAGGGGCAGAAGAACCAGCTGGAGAATCCCCTGCGCTGTCCTTCATGGCCTTCAACTGCATTCAGAAGCATTGCTCAAGTTGTTGCCTAGGGGGATCCACCAAGAATTTATCAAGTACAAATTATCTGAGACTTACAATAGAGGCATATGTTTTCTTAACAGGCTCTTCCTGAACAAAATTAGAAGGTTCAACCACAGGCTGTGGTTCTTTTGGAGCCACATCAACAGTCTCTTCAACAGATTCAACTTCTCCAACCACAGAATTTTCTTCAGGATAAGAAGCAGCAATTGCCTGGTCACCATCATTCAATTCTTCTCCTGGTGCATTAGAAGAATCTAATGCATGCTGATCTTGAATCTCAGTGATCACTGGACAAGAAGCATAATAAATACAGAACTAGGTAACAAGAAACCACACTACAAAAGATCCATGCAAGAGGTACCTTTTTCTGGTGTTAAGGGAGCTTCAGAAGAAGCTTCACTAACACCATTAGGTTGAGCTGGACCATCTGTTTCATCCAATAGTCTGAACACATCATTCAGAACATAGTAACCCTTCTCTTGTGGGGCTAAGAAAAATGACTGAGTGAATTTCCTGCTTGAATTTCCTTCTCCTAAAAGGGATCCAGTCACTAAAACAACTACGCCACCATTGAAAGAATTCTGTGAATCAACGGTCTTAATTTCTGACTTGAAGTTATGGTAATCTAATGACATTATCTTCTCGTTGATATCCTGAACCAAAAATAGCCATATCAAAAGTGGTATGTAATAATCTTTTAATCATCTAGGTTCCTGTATCCAGATGCCACGATTCATGATAAATTCTTATTTCCAAGATGGTGCAATCTAGCCATATATAAACATGAATGAACATGAACtaaggaggaaaaggaaacaaaaaatcaaaagatataTAAATACAAGAGACCAGGTTATAATAGTAATTTCAACAAGGTAACCCAAAAGATGCTTAGCAACAAAGCGAATATAAAAAGGATTGAGCAAACATACTTGTGTGGTTGTTACTGATTCCATTTTGCCATCAGAATGAGGCCTTCCCATCACGCTGGAGTCGTGATAAAACCGACAAACCAACTCAGGTGATTGGTGAAGAATATGGTAATATTGCTCGACAAAAGCATTGCCAATCTGCAAAATGGTCCAATTAGATTCATGtaaaaaatagaaactttagAACCAAGTAGTAGAATCAATCAAGATTCCCACCACTTCAACGCTATGGGTAGATCCAGAACTGACCTCTTCAGGTGCCATCCCTACAGTGATCCATGAACATAAACACATAGAAAAGGGTCATACATTTATTCAAAGACAAGGAAGCTAagctataaaaaaattttgaaaagcaaaCTACAAAAAACATTGCCCAAGTACacgtgtgtgtgagagagagaaaatgaaccTAGTAAAAATTTGTAGCGCCAAATACAGTTTATCTAAGTTTAGCTACAAGGCTACAACAAGCATACTTTTAATTAAAGAAAGAGACTCTTAATTAAGATTCATGCATGTAGATAACCTTGAAGTACAGAACCCAATCAAAATTCTCCTTTTTTACTAAAAGGCAGTGTTATAGTTTCTTGATATTCTAATACCATCATAACATTCAACAAGCATACTAGCAAAAGGATCAATGGAGAATAACTCTAAAGTATGCATACACAAGAACACTAAAAGCATAATCCCTAAAAGCTAAACATGGAAAAGCAGGCTATAAGCCTAGAACACTGGAAACAGTAAACCAATAAATCTGAAGGAAAGTAGGACCAACTACACCACAATATGTACGTCTTCCAGCAGAATTAAAAGCCCAACCTCATTTGACCATTTACTACAAATCGAACGGATTGAGCAGCTATTTAGCTACCAATACAAGAAACCAATTGCATGACATGGATAAT harbors:
- the LOC116257389 gene encoding nuclear transport factor 2-like isoform X2, with the translated sequence MAPEEIGNAFVEQYYHILHQSPELVCRFYHDSSVMGRPHSDGKMESVTTTQDINEKIMSLDYHNFKSEIKTVDSQNSFNGGVVVLVTGSLLGEGNSSRKFTQSFFLAPQEKGYYVLNDVFRLLDETDGPAQPNGVSEASSEAPLTPEKVITEIQDQHALDSSNAPGEELNDGDQAIAASYPEENSVVGEVESVEETVDVAPKEPQPVVEPSNFVQEEPVKKTYASILKAMKDSAGDSPAGSSAPVWVARPNTERPSLAVPVPISASETSAPPNNGSSDKEGEADGRSIYIRNLPMNATVVHLEDEFKKFGVIKPGGIQVRSNKQQGFCYGFVEFENSSAVQDALEASPVMIGGRQCFVEEKRTTSTARSSGRGGRFAPGRGGFRNDGQRGRGNFGGRGYGRGEVGNARGWGTSGRGGDSSQHTDQNGNGRASRYAGAGSTA
- the LOC116257389 gene encoding nuclear transport factor 2-like isoform X1, giving the protein MAPEEVSSGSTHSVEVIGNAFVEQYYHILHQSPELVCRFYHDSSVMGRPHSDGKMESVTTTQDINEKIMSLDYHNFKSEIKTVDSQNSFNGGVVVLVTGSLLGEGNSSRKFTQSFFLAPQEKGYYVLNDVFRLLDETDGPAQPNGVSEASSEAPLTPEKVITEIQDQHALDSSNAPGEELNDGDQAIAASYPEENSVVGEVESVEETVDVAPKEPQPVVEPSNFVQEEPVKKTYASILKAMKDSAGDSPAGSSAPVWVARPNTERPSLAVPVPISASETSAPPNNGSSDKEGEADGRSIYIRNLPMNATVVHLEDEFKKFGVIKPGGIQVRSNKQQGFCYGFVEFENSSAVQDALEASPVMIGGRQCFVEEKRTTSTARSSGRGGRFAPGRGGFRNDGQRGRGNFGGRGYGRGEVGNARGWGTSGRGGDSSQHTDQNGNGRASRYAGAGSTA